In Streptomyces camelliae, the sequence CCGGGCACGGACACCGTGAAGGTCAGCTCCTGCCCGTCGAGCAGGACGGTGACCTCGCTCTTCAGCCCCTGCGGTACGACGGCCGTCACCCGTACGTCGGCGTCCTCGGCCGCGCCGTACGTCACCGTCTTGACCTTCCCGGCCAGCCGGCGGGTCAGCTCGCGCGCGCCCTCGTGGTCGGCGGAGATCACCAGCGTGCCGCCGGGCACGATCTTCCCGGCGAAGGTCTCGAAGGACTCGTAGATCTCGTCCATCGAGGCGTAGTTGGCGTGGTGGTCCAGCTCGACGTTGAGGACGATGGCGACCTCGGGCGCGTACGTGTGGAAGCTGCGGTCCGACTCGTCGGCCTCGGCGACGAAGATGTCACCCTCACCGTGCAGCGCGTTGGAGCCGGGCGCGTCCAGGTCGCCGCCGATGGCGTACGACGGCTTCAGGCCCAGCTCGCCGAGGGAGACCGCCAGCATGGAGGTGGTGGTGGTCTTGCCGTGGGTGCCGGCCACGGCGATCGGCCGCAGGCCCTCCATCAGCGCGGCGAGCGCGTCGGAGCGGTGCACCACCGGGATGCCCAGCTCGGCGGCGCGGGCCAGCTCGGGGTTGTCCTTGCGGATCGCCGACGACACGACGACACAGCTGGCGTCGTCGGCGAGGTGCTCGGCCGCGTGCCCGATGTGCACGGTGGCCCCGGCCGCCCGCAGCGCCTCGACGGTCGCCGACTCCTTGGCGTCGCTGCCGGCCACCTTCGCCCCGCGCTGGGCGAGGATCTTGGCGATCCCCGACATCCCGGCGCCGCCGATGCCGATGAAGTGCGGTCGGTCCATGGCGGCAGGAAGGCCGGGTGCCATGTGGTTCTCCCCATGAGGACGGTGCGTACTGGAGCGGGCCTAGCCTATGCGCTGAAGCACGGCCCGCCGTGCAAGGGGCGTCCGCTACGCCTTGCTGTGCGAGAACAGCTTCAGCACCGGCACACCGACCTTGTGCCGCGCCCGGGAGGCCCAGTCCCGGTGGAAGAACTCCTCCACGTAGTGCGGATCCGTCAGCACGATCACCTCGTCGGCGGACGCCTCCGCGACCAGGGACTTCAGTGCGTCCAGCGGATGATCCTCCACCAGCCGTCCCTCGGCCCGGCTGCCGGCGGCCCGCAAGGCCTGCACCGAGACGTCGAGGGCCTGCCGTCCGACGTCCTGCGCCGCCGCGCCCTCCGGTGTCTCGCCCTCGCGCACCGCCTCGTCGATCTCGCCGAGCGCGATGTCGTCGATGGCCCGCAGCAGGCGGTCCGCCTGGTCGCCGCGGGGCTGGAGGAGAACGTGGAAGCTGACCGGCTCGTCCCCGTGCAAAGTGGTGACGAACTCCACGTCGGCGGACGTCAAGGCCTTCTCGATCATCAGAACGCTTGTGAACACCAAACGCCTCTTCTCCTCCGTGGGCCCGACAAGGCCGCTGCGGAAACCATCCTGCCCCGTGACGGCACGGGTTCTGCCGGACTAAGTCTGCCCCTCGGAAGCTAAACGGAACGGAAGATTCCGCTGTTTTCGGGACCGACCGTGTTTTCAGGACCGACCGTAACGGCCGAACAGAAATCCGGCCTCCTCAAGGAGGGACACGAGTTCGAAGCGGCGCGGTACGGCGACCGACGGACCCCCGGCGATGCGCTGCGCGGTGCCCGCCGTGAGCATGGGCGAGAGGGTCAGGCACATCTCGTCCAGCACCTCCGCGGCGATCAGCTGGCCGAGCAGCCGGGG encodes:
- the murC gene encoding UDP-N-acetylmuramate--L-alanine ligase, with protein sequence MAPGLPAAMDRPHFIGIGGAGMSGIAKILAQRGAKVAGSDAKESATVEALRAAGATVHIGHAAEHLADDASCVVVSSAIRKDNPELARAAELGIPVVHRSDALAALMEGLRPIAVAGTHGKTTTTSMLAVSLGELGLKPSYAIGGDLDAPGSNALHGEGDIFVAEADESDRSFHTYAPEVAIVLNVELDHHANYASMDEIYESFETFAGKIVPGGTLVISADHEGARELTRRLAGKVKTVTYGAAEDADVRVTAVVPQGLKSEVTVLLDGQELTFTVSVPGRHYALNAVAALTAGAALGIPAAELAPALAAYTGVKRRLQLKGEAAGVQVIDSYAHHPTEMTADLEAMRAAGGDSRILVVFQPHLFSRTQELGKEMGQALALADASVVLDIYPAREDPIPGVTSELIIEAARAAGADVTAVHDKAEIPAVIAGMAKPGDLVLTMGAGDVTDLGPLILDRLSQ
- a CDS encoding indole-3-glycerol phosphate synthase; translation: MFTSVLMIEKALTSADVEFVTTLHGDEPVSFHVLLQPRGDQADRLLRAIDDIALGEIDEAVREGETPEGAAAQDVGRQALDVSVQALRAAGSRAEGRLVEDHPLDALKSLVAEASADEVIVLTDPHYVEEFFHRDWASRARHKVGVPVLKLFSHSKA